A DNA window from Flavisolibacter ginsenosidimutans contains the following coding sequences:
- a CDS encoding glycosyl hydrolase family 95 catalytic domain-containing protein, which translates to MNRLFVLFFLFFSFSVFSQDPWKIEAANINPSNYYGVTVANGMIGIVSSPDVFKVKDVVLAGAYDLYGRGRVSNFLRSFNLLNMRLSVDGREVNNAGASNMKQSLDMHGASFATSFDYGDKASVSYTYYSLRHLPFTVLMDITITAKKDISITGSSVMEAPDALRDVQNYYNEIDRPHVVISLLTSTAKSPTGKLLMCASNTFLFPEPHGQEPRVIHEMWDNNMHLMKFTKTIKTGESYRFSIAGSSITSAHHDDPLNEAERLTIYAKLEGRDRLLQFHQKAWNELWKSDIQIEGDAQAQQDVHSMLYHLYSFVREGTALSPSPMGLSGLGYNGHVFWDAELWMYPALLVMKPELAKSMIEYRYQRLDAAKRNAFAVGFKGAMFPWESAESGVEETPVWALSGPFEHHITADVAIAAWNYYAVTQDKQWLREKGWPILSATADFWASRVERNGPGHYDIKNVVAADEWAENVNNNAFTNAAAKANLQHVTQAANILGIAPNADWMNVANNIPVLKMENGVTQEHAAFKGEGIKQADVNLLAYPLKEITDAKQIEKDLEYYSTRVPNEGTPAMTQGVFALLYARLGNADKAYHWFQDAYVPNLNPPFRVIAETKGGTNPYFATGAGGVLQAVIMGFGGVEITPKGLTQIKSVLPKNWKSLTLTGVGPEKKTFVVK; encoded by the coding sequence ATGAACCGCTTGTTCGTTCTCTTCTTTTTGTTTTTCTCGTTCAGCGTTTTTTCGCAAGATCCCTGGAAGATTGAAGCTGCCAACATTAATCCTTCCAATTATTACGGCGTTACCGTTGCCAACGGCATGATCGGCATTGTGTCTTCACCCGATGTGTTTAAAGTAAAGGACGTAGTGCTGGCCGGTGCTTACGATTTGTATGGCCGCGGCCGCGTGAGCAATTTTCTGCGCAGCTTTAATTTACTCAACATGCGCCTTTCGGTTGACGGCCGTGAAGTAAACAACGCGGGTGCTTCGAACATGAAGCAAAGCCTCGACATGCACGGAGCATCGTTTGCAACAAGCTTTGATTACGGCGATAAGGCATCTGTGTCATACACCTATTACTCGCTCCGTCACTTGCCTTTTACGGTGTTGATGGACATAACGATCACCGCAAAAAAAGATATCAGCATTACCGGCAGCAGCGTAATGGAAGCACCGGATGCCCTTCGTGATGTGCAGAATTATTACAACGAAATAGACAGGCCGCATGTGGTCATCAGCCTTCTTACGTCAACCGCAAAATCACCAACGGGAAAATTGTTGATGTGTGCGTCCAACACTTTTTTATTTCCCGAACCGCACGGACAGGAGCCACGTGTAATTCACGAAATGTGGGACAACAACATGCACCTGATGAAGTTTACGAAAACGATCAAAACGGGAGAGAGTTACCGCTTTTCGATTGCCGGTTCGTCCATCACGTCTGCCCACCACGATGACCCTCTGAACGAAGCCGAACGGCTCACCATTTACGCAAAGCTCGAAGGCCGTGACCGTCTTTTGCAGTTTCATCAGAAAGCATGGAACGAACTTTGGAAAAGCGACATTCAGATTGAAGGCGATGCGCAGGCGCAGCAAGACGTGCACAGCATGTTGTATCATCTTTATTCTTTTGTAAGAGAGGGCACGGCGCTTTCGCCTTCGCCGATGGGATTGAGCGGATTGGGTTACAACGGTCATGTGTTTTGGGATGCGGAACTATGGATGTATCCTGCTTTGCTGGTAATGAAGCCGGAGTTGGCAAAGAGCATGATTGAATATCGCTATCAACGATTGGACGCGGCAAAACGAAACGCTTTCGCCGTTGGTTTTAAAGGCGCGATGTTTCCGTGGGAAAGCGCCGAAAGCGGCGTGGAAGAAACGCCTGTGTGGGCACTCAGCGGACCCTTTGAACACCACATCACAGCCGACGTTGCCATAGCCGCGTGGAATTATTATGCCGTTACGCAGGACAAGCAATGGCTTCGCGAAAAAGGCTGGCCGATACTTTCGGCAACGGCGGATTTTTGGGCTTCGCGTGTTGAAAGAAACGGGCCGGGTCATTACGACATTAAGAACGTTGTGGCGGCAGATGAGTGGGCCGAGAACGTAAACAACAATGCCTTTACGAATGCGGCTGCAAAAGCCAATTTGCAACACGTTACGCAAGCTGCGAATATTTTAGGCATTGCGCCTAACGCCGACTGGATGAACGTGGCGAACAATATCCCTGTTTTAAAAATGGAAAATGGCGTAACGCAGGAACACGCCGCTTTTAAAGGCGAAGGCATCAAGCAAGCCGACGTGAATTTGTTGGCTTATCCATTGAAAGAAATCACCGACGCAAAACAAATTGAAAAAGACCTGGAATATTACTCAACCCGCGTACCCAATGAAGGCACGCCGGCCATGACGCAGGGCGTGTTTGCGCTTTTGTACGCAAGGCTTGGCAATGCCGACAAAGCCTATCATTGGTTTCAGGATGCGTACGTGCCAAACCTTAATCCGCCGTTTCGTGTGATTGCCGAAACGAAAGGAGGAACCAATCCTTATTTTGCTACCGGCGCCGGTGGTGTTTTGCAGGCGGTGATCATGGGTTTTGGCGGCGTGGAAATAACACCGAAAGGATTGACGCAAATAAAAAGCGTGTTGCCTAAGAATTGGAAAAGCTTGACTCTAACAGGAGTGGGGCCAGAGAAGAAGACCTTTGTGGTGAAATGA
- a CDS encoding GyrI-like domain-containing protein, whose protein sequence is MRKGIVYLLVFLLLFFGILYLVIPNRVSLNERADLTANEKAFARVFLNETNWPQWWPGEKERVQDASANFVYNDNKYTITARRFTSLVISIAHGEDSVSTELFLVPVRANRVELAWVGATNTGTSPLARIKKYAWAKKLSADLHLLLQRMQSFYANDEKLYGFQILETRVVDSLLVSTSTVTKEKPSTEVVYGLVDKLKAFVQKNNAKEISAPMLNVFKNDSTYLTRVAIPVDKALHNEGDIEFKRMLAKGNILTTDVKGGPWKVEKAFAEMENFANDNNRTAPAIPFQKLITDRRAEPDTSKWITKIYWPVM, encoded by the coding sequence ATGCGAAAAGGAATTGTTTACCTGCTTGTATTTCTCCTTTTATTTTTTGGCATCCTCTACCTCGTTATTCCTAACCGTGTATCCTTGAATGAAAGAGCTGATTTAACCGCGAACGAAAAGGCATTTGCCCGCGTTTTTCTGAACGAAACAAACTGGCCACAATGGTGGCCGGGTGAGAAAGAGCGGGTACAAGACGCATCTGCCAATTTTGTGTACAACGACAACAAGTACACAATCACGGCCCGGCGCTTTACGTCTTTGGTCATTTCTATTGCGCACGGTGAAGATTCTGTTTCCACTGAGTTGTTTTTAGTGCCGGTGCGAGCCAACCGCGTGGAATTGGCCTGGGTTGGCGCAACAAATACAGGCACTTCTCCCCTTGCCCGCATAAAAAAATATGCGTGGGCAAAAAAGCTCTCCGCCGATCTTCATTTGCTGCTGCAAAGGATGCAAAGCTTTTACGCTAACGATGAAAAGCTTTACGGTTTCCAGATTCTGGAAACAAGGGTTGTTGATTCGTTGCTCGTTTCCACGTCAACGGTGACGAAAGAGAAACCCTCAACAGAGGTAGTTTACGGGCTGGTAGATAAGCTGAAGGCCTTTGTACAAAAGAATAATGCAAAGGAAATAAGTGCGCCCATGCTGAACGTTTTTAAGAACGACAGCACCTATTTGACCCGTGTGGCTATTCCTGTTGACAAAGCCCTGCATAACGAAGGCGATATTGAGTTTAAGCGAATGCTCGCGAAAGGGAATATTTTAACCACCGATGTAAAAGGCGGGCCTTGGAAAGTGGAAAAAGCTTTTGCAGAAATGGAAAATTTTGCAAACGACAACAACCGCACTGCGCCGGCCATTCCGTTTCAAAAATTAATAACCGACCGCAGAGCCGAACCCGACACAAGCAAATGGATTACGAAGATTTATTGGCCGGTGATGTGA
- a CDS encoding LytR/AlgR family response regulator transcription factor, protein MKTVIIDDEPLARSVVTEYLEAFPQIEIAAQCNDGFEGVKAIQLHKPDVVFLDIQMPKINGFEMLELIEEPPAIIFTTAFDEYAIKAFEAHAVDYLLKPFSQERFNKAVEKCLAQTAAPQQKKAVEELVQNSPQSPAQAERIVVKNGGKIKIINVHQIKYLEAADDYVKIHTAEGIFLKAKTMGFYEGSLPTNGFVRIHRSYLVNVQEITRIDPYEKESHLALLRTGEKLLVSKAGYMKLKAVLGL, encoded by the coding sequence GTGAAAACGGTCATTATTGATGACGAACCTTTGGCACGTTCAGTTGTAACGGAATATTTAGAAGCCTTTCCGCAGATAGAAATCGCGGCTCAATGCAACGATGGCTTTGAAGGCGTAAAAGCCATTCAACTGCACAAACCCGACGTTGTTTTTCTCGACATTCAAATGCCAAAAATCAACGGTTTTGAGATGCTGGAATTGATTGAAGAACCGCCAGCCATCATCTTCACAACAGCCTTTGATGAATACGCCATTAAAGCTTTTGAAGCCCACGCGGTGGATTATCTTTTGAAACCGTTCAGCCAGGAACGATTTAACAAAGCCGTTGAAAAATGCCTGGCGCAAACAGCGGCGCCACAGCAAAAGAAAGCGGTAGAAGAATTGGTGCAGAATTCACCGCAAAGTCCTGCACAAGCCGAACGCATTGTGGTAAAGAACGGTGGCAAAATAAAAATCATCAACGTGCATCAAATAAAATATTTAGAAGCGGCGGACGATTACGTGAAGATTCACACGGCAGAAGGAATTTTTTTGAAAGCCAAAACCATGGGCTTTTACGAAGGCAGTTTGCCCACTAATGGTTTTGTGCGCATTCACCGTTCTTATCTTGTAAACGTGCAGGAAATCACGCGGATTGATCCTTATGAAAAAGAATCGCATCTCGCCCTTCTGCGAACGGGAGAAAAACTGTTGGTTAGCAAAGCCGGTTATATGAAACTGAAAGCAGTGCTGGGATTGTGA
- a CDS encoding sensor histidine kinase, with protein MASSLLHTTRFRVAFGAWWWTWTTLHFVVLQKGGYSVPVSFFDSVISNTLLGCAGLLVTLTLQYYLPSQNKYTYLLAFCTVLTLLWLAVTRTLLLSLLEEGNEYKYFFSQSLVIRGATGFLVIGCMALISVLWYTLQDQKEADKRRTEADALAKEAELNNLRQQLQPHFLFNSLNSINALVVSQPQKARTMIQQLSEFLRGTLKKDQKAWIPLEEELQHLQLYLEIEKVRFGHRLSALVKNETEGTRMPVMLLQPVVENAIKFGLYDTTGDITISIEARRAEGQLIIQVKNPFDPETSSPKKGAGFGLSSVQRRLYLLFARADLLQTSTNENLFITTIKIPQS; from the coding sequence TTGGCTTCATCCCTTCTTCACACAACTCGTTTTCGCGTGGCCTTTGGCGCCTGGTGGTGGACGTGGACGACCTTGCATTTCGTCGTGTTGCAAAAAGGCGGGTACTCCGTTCCGGTATCTTTTTTTGACAGTGTCATTTCTAACACGCTCCTTGGTTGCGCGGGTTTGTTGGTAACCTTAACGCTGCAATATTATTTACCGTCTCAAAACAAGTACACATATCTCTTAGCCTTCTGCACGGTGCTAACGCTGTTGTGGTTAGCCGTTACACGAACGCTTTTGCTTTCCTTGCTGGAAGAAGGCAACGAGTACAAATATTTTTTCTCGCAATCGCTGGTAATACGTGGTGCAACGGGTTTTCTCGTCATTGGTTGCATGGCGCTCATCAGCGTGTTGTGGTACACCTTGCAAGATCAAAAAGAAGCAGACAAACGCAGAACCGAAGCCGACGCACTTGCAAAAGAAGCGGAGCTGAATAATTTGCGCCAGCAATTGCAACCGCATTTTTTGTTTAACAGCCTTAACTCCATCAACGCACTCGTTGTCTCGCAACCGCAAAAAGCAAGAACGATGATTCAACAGCTTTCCGAATTTTTGCGCGGCACATTAAAAAAAGATCAGAAAGCCTGGATACCGCTGGAAGAAGAATTGCAGCATTTACAATTATATCTTGAAATAGAAAAGGTGCGTTTCGGGCATCGTTTATCAGCCCTTGTAAAAAATGAAACAGAAGGAACGAGGATGCCTGTCATGCTGCTTCAACCGGTGGTGGAAAACGCCATCAAGTTTGGCTTGTACGATACTACCGGCGACATCACCATCAGCATTGAAGCAAGAAGGGCCGAAGGTCAACTAATTATCCAGGTAAAAAATCCTTTTGACCCCGAAACAAGTTCGCCAAAAAAAGGCGCAGGCTTTGGATTAAGTTCGGTACAAAGACGATTGTACCTTCTTTTCGCAAGGGCCGATCTTTTGCAAACGTCCACCAACGAAAATTTATTCATTACCACCATCAAAATTCCTCAGTCGTGA
- a CDS encoding DUF4288 domain-containing protein yields the protein MNSYLVKLVYQIVCGDGQHTPQFDEQLRFLAAHNEEEALHKGRSIGVQEEEIFYNKRQQLVQWKFINVPEIYSLNELSDGAEVFSQIKETDDPHSYCHFVHHKAAQLLKQPASFTIQTA from the coding sequence ATGAACAGCTATCTTGTAAAACTCGTCTATCAAATTGTTTGCGGCGACGGACAACACACGCCGCAATTCGACGAACAACTGCGCTTTCTCGCTGCGCACAATGAAGAAGAAGCGCTGCACAAAGGCCGTAGCATTGGCGTGCAGGAAGAAGAAATTTTTTACAACAAACGCCAACAACTGGTGCAATGGAAATTCATCAACGTGCCGGAAATTTATTCGTTGAATGAATTAAGCGACGGCGCTGAAGTTTTCTCGCAGATCAAAGAAACAGACGACCCGCATTCCTATTGTCATTTCGTGCACCACAAGGCCGCACAACTTTTGAAACAGCCTGCTTCCTTCACCATTCAAACCGCTTAA
- a CDS encoding LiaF transmembrane domain-containing protein yields the protein MDKQEFERRIEERWGRRGRRRSERGRIFGGLFMLIIGAVLLLKVSGAVFFPAWFFTWPVLLIAIGLFSGVRHRFRGIGWLFPLAIGVIFLADNLSPDMHLRPYLWPMLLIAAGLFVIFRPRNRRCRPGDPGGDDFDNRKRFDNEAVVVTSATESGSNDWHKATLDGNDTIDATAVFGGVKKNVLSKTFKGGDVTTFMGGAEINLTQADFRGKAVIDCFNMFGGTKLIIPPDWEVQSDVVAIFGGVDDKRPPATGSAPAKVLYLDGTCIFGGLEIKSY from the coding sequence ATGGACAAACAAGAATTTGAAAGACGAATAGAAGAACGGTGGGGCCGTCGTGGCCGTCGCCGCAGCGAAAGAGGACGCATTTTTGGCGGCCTGTTTATGCTGATCATTGGCGCTGTTCTTTTGCTGAAAGTCAGCGGCGCCGTTTTCTTTCCCGCCTGGTTTTTTACGTGGCCGGTATTGCTTATTGCGATTGGTTTGTTTAGCGGCGTGCGGCACCGTTTCCGCGGTATTGGCTGGTTGTTTCCGTTGGCTATCGGCGTTATCTTTTTGGCGGACAATCTTTCGCCCGACATGCACCTGCGGCCTTATCTCTGGCCCATGTTGTTAATTGCTGCGGGACTGTTCGTCATCTTTCGTCCGAGAAATCGCCGTTGCCGTCCGGGTGATCCCGGCGGCGACGATTTCGACAACCGGAAAAGATTTGATAACGAGGCTGTGGTTGTTACAAGTGCAACAGAAAGCGGTAGCAATGATTGGCACAAAGCAACACTAGATGGAAACGATACAATTGATGCTACCGCTGTATTTGGGGGGGTGAAAAAAAACGTTCTTTCCAAAACATTTAAAGGCGGCGATGTAACAACCTTTATGGGCGGTGCGGAAATTAATTTAACGCAGGCCGATTTTAGGGGCAAGGCGGTAATTGATTGCTTCAACATGTTTGGCGGCACAAAGCTCATCATTCCGCCCGACTGGGAAGTGCAAAGCGATGTGGTGGCCATCTTTGGCGGTGTGGACGACAAGCGTCCGCCGGCTACGGGTTCGGCACCGGCAAAAGTGCTCTACCTTGACGGCACCTGCATCTTCGGTGGACTGGAAATAAAAAGTTATTAG
- a CDS encoding UbiX family flavin prenyltransferase yields MKKIAVAITGASGSIYAKVLLQKLSALKEQIAELSVVMTENAKEVWKTELADEAYKQFEARIFNTKDFSAPFASGSAKYDALIIVPCSMGTLGRIASGISNDLITRGADVMLKERKKLVCVIRDTPYNLLHIKNMETVTLAGGIVCPASPSFYSKPDSFEALAATVVDRVIDLVGLQNNSFRWGTE; encoded by the coding sequence ATGAAAAAAATTGCAGTTGCTATCACCGGCGCCAGCGGTTCTATTTACGCAAAAGTTTTGTTGCAAAAGCTTTCGGCTTTAAAAGAACAGATTGCCGAACTCTCGGTTGTAATGACCGAAAACGCAAAGGAAGTTTGGAAGACCGAACTGGCCGATGAAGCATACAAGCAATTCGAAGCCCGCATCTTTAATACAAAAGATTTTTCCGCGCCCTTTGCATCGGGATCGGCAAAGTACGATGCGCTTATCATCGTTCCGTGCAGCATGGGCACATTAGGCCGTATTGCTTCAGGCATTTCCAATGATTTAATCACACGCGGCGCCGACGTGATGTTGAAAGAAAGAAAGAAATTGGTTTGCGTTATCCGCGACACGCCGTACAATCTCCTTCACATCAAAAACATGGAAACCGTCACGTTGGCGGGCGGCATAGTTTGTCCTGCGTCTCCATCTTTTTATAGCAAGCCCGATAGCTTTGAAGCGCTTGCTGCTACGGTTGTTGATCGTGTGATTGACCTTGTGGGTTTGCAAAACAATTCCTTTCGCTGGGGAACGGAGTGA
- a CDS encoding S9 family peptidase, with translation MKQGLLLFLFLPLFALAQNSQITLEDIYKKGTFRGEFVPGFAAEDNSSLFDAKDVKDETGKSLNTSEYEVSADKKRILFFNGREPIYRRSSKATVYVYDVATKKTVSLNKGKVLHPTFSPDGKKIAYVFENNLYLYDIASGKTTAVTTDGKWNNIINGNADWVYEEEFSFSQAYQWSADGAYLAYYKFDESRVKEYNITFYNDEHNREYRYKYPKAGDSNSTVTIHIYNIANGKTVPAKYDQGDIYIPRIVWTTTGDKLVVFWMNRKQNDLKLLQTDPITGNASPLYEEKNKYYVDIDGEDDWHFLKNGKQFLFRSEKNGWSRIYAQSMDGKTETEITKTAYDITGIDGIDEKAGLIYYTAAYPTPMDRNFFVTDFAGKKITQLTAGRGWHRVELNGDNTKFYDYYSDINTPQTVTLYDLQNANGKVSVVKNKVVNESTKLKSLLAQYALGKSEFIRVPNTKGDTLNGWMLKPANFDPAKKYPVLFCNYGGPGSQQVANRFGAVSMWHQMLAQRGFIVVSVDNTGTGFRGEEFKKKTYLQLGKFEIEDQIDAAKWLAKMPFVDASNIGHWGWSFGGFMSSLAITRGADAFSAAVAVAPVTSWRYYDNIYTERYMRTPQENPKGYDDNSPINHVSEIRGKYLLIHGTGDDNVHFQNSVQMVKALVKANVDFETMYYPDKNHSISGGPDNTTYHLWSKMTNWILQNLGNENVNKTRVGNSVNAPKPGM, from the coding sequence ATGAAACAGGGATTGTTGCTATTTTTATTTCTCCCCCTTTTTGCCCTTGCGCAAAACAGCCAGATTACGCTTGAAGACATTTACAAAAAAGGAACCTTTCGCGGCGAGTTTGTTCCTGGCTTTGCCGCTGAAGACAATTCTTCGCTTTTTGATGCGAAAGATGTAAAAGACGAAACGGGCAAGTCACTGAATACCTCAGAATATGAAGTCAGTGCCGATAAGAAACGCATCCTCTTTTTCAACGGCCGCGAACCCATTTACCGGCGTTCGTCAAAGGCAACAGTTTATGTGTACGACGTAGCGACGAAGAAAACAGTTTCGCTGAACAAAGGCAAGGTTCTTCACCCGACCTTTTCACCCGACGGGAAAAAGATTGCCTACGTTTTTGAGAACAACCTTTATCTCTACGACATCGCTTCGGGCAAAACAACGGCGGTAACAACCGATGGCAAATGGAACAACATCATTAACGGCAACGCCGATTGGGTTTACGAGGAAGAATTCTCCTTTAGTCAGGCTTACCAGTGGAGCGCCGACGGTGCTTATCTGGCTTACTACAAGTTTGACGAGAGCCGCGTGAAAGAATACAACATCACCTTTTACAACGACGAACACAATCGTGAATACCGCTATAAATACCCCAAAGCCGGCGACAGCAATTCTACCGTCACCATCCACATTTACAATATCGCCAACGGTAAGACGGTACCGGCAAAATACGATCAGGGCGACATTTACATTCCGCGCATTGTATGGACGACAACCGGCGACAAACTCGTCGTATTCTGGATGAATCGCAAGCAGAACGATTTAAAGCTTTTGCAAACAGATCCCATTACCGGTAACGCTTCTCCGCTGTACGAAGAGAAAAATAAATACTACGTGGACATTGATGGCGAGGACGACTGGCATTTCCTGAAAAACGGCAAACAGTTTTTGTTCCGCTCCGAGAAGAACGGCTGGTCACGTATTTATGCCCAAAGCATGGATGGCAAAACGGAAACAGAGATTACGAAAACGGCTTACGACATAACGGGCATCGACGGCATTGATGAAAAAGCGGGCCTTATTTATTACACTGCGGCTTATCCCACGCCGATGGACCGCAATTTTTTTGTAACCGATTTTGCAGGAAAAAAAATAACGCAGTTAACCGCCGGCCGCGGCTGGCACCGCGTTGAACTGAACGGCGACAATACAAAGTTTTACGATTATTACTCTGACATCAACACGCCGCAAACCGTTACACTTTATGATTTGCAAAATGCAAACGGAAAGGTTTCAGTTGTAAAGAATAAAGTGGTGAACGAGAGCACCAAACTGAAATCACTATTGGCGCAATACGCACTCGGCAAATCAGAGTTCATTCGTGTGCCGAATACCAAAGGCGATACGCTCAATGGCTGGATGTTAAAGCCTGCAAACTTTGATCCTGCAAAAAAATACCCGGTTTTGTTTTGCAATTACGGCGGACCGGGTTCACAACAAGTGGCCAACCGTTTCGGCGCCGTTAGCATGTGGCACCAAATGCTGGCGCAGCGGGGGTTTATCGTGGTATCGGTTGACAACACAGGCACGGGTTTTCGCGGGGAGGAGTTTAAAAAGAAAACTTATTTGCAGCTTGGCAAGTTTGAGATTGAAGACCAGATTGATGCGGCCAAATGGCTGGCGAAAATGCCTTTTGTTGACGCATCCAACATTGGTCACTGGGGCTGGAGCTTTGGCGGCTTTATGAGTTCACTGGCCATCACCAGAGGCGCGGATGCCTTCAGTGCGGCGGTGGCCGTTGCACCGGTTACGTCCTGGCGTTATTACGACAACATTTACACCGAACGTTACATGCGTACGCCGCAGGAAAATCCCAAAGGCTACGACGACAATTCGCCCATCAACCACGTTTCGGAAATTCGCGGCAAATATTTGCTTATTCACGGCACGGGCGATGACAACGTGCATTTTCAAAACAGCGTGCAAATGGTAAAAGCTTTGGTGAAAGCCAACGTGGATTTTGAAACGATGTATTATCCCGATAAAAACCACAGCATCAGCGGCGGACCGGATAACACGACCTACCATTTATGGAGCAAGATGACGAACTGGATTTTGCAAAACCTCGGCAACGAAAACGTAAACAAAACAAGAGTGGGCAACAGCGTAAATGCGCCGAAGCCAGGAATGTAG
- a CDS encoding sensor histidine kinase — MYAFIINHKKKLQHQQDMQSLREQQQNSLIEAAIRSEELERHRIAETLHDEVGAILSSTKLHLQGITHTNLTEKELQLFQRSKELLDEGIQKVRGISHNLHSNILKEFGLNEAIRHFMKKVVQSDMLQATTELDDNYVTENPENDISIYRMVQELVNNILKHAGATRIHIASVYNQSQLKLTISHDGRGLSQKEFEAFRYSKDGLGLKNIQNRVILLRGAINFEAKPDDNQITLTLSLQTTMP; from the coding sequence ATGTACGCATTTATAATTAATCACAAAAAGAAACTCCAGCATCAGCAAGACATGCAGTCGCTCCGCGAGCAGCAACAAAACAGCCTCATTGAAGCCGCCATTCGTTCCGAAGAACTCGAACGTCACCGCATTGCCGAAACCTTACACGACGAAGTTGGTGCAATCCTTTCTTCTACCAAGCTTCATCTTCAAGGCATTACTCATACAAACCTTACCGAAAAAGAATTGCAACTCTTTCAACGCAGCAAAGAGCTTTTAGACGAAGGCATTCAAAAAGTTCGCGGCATCTCGCACAACCTGCACTCCAACATTTTAAAAGAATTTGGCCTCAACGAAGCCATTCGCCACTTTATGAAAAAAGTAGTGCAAAGCGACATGCTGCAAGCCACCACGGAACTCGACGACAATTACGTTACCGAAAACCCCGAGAACGACATCAGCATTTACCGCATGGTACAGGAACTTGTCAACAACATTTTGAAACATGCCGGCGCTACCCGCATTCACATTGCTTCCGTTTACAATCAGTCGCAACTAAAACTCACCATCTCTCACGACGGCCGCGGCCTTAGCCAAAAAGAATTTGAAGCCTTTCGTTACAGCAAGGACGGACTTGGATTGAAGAACATTCAGAACCGTGTAATTTTATTAAGAGGAGCCATCAATTTTGAAGCAAAGCCGGACGACAACCAAATAACCCTTACCCTTTCGCTGCAAACCACAATGCCATGA
- a CDS encoding response regulator transcription factor — protein sequence MSKIKIAIADDYKIYRDGLKVGLAADDNLEVVLEADNGEELLKALPDAKPDVIIMDLKMPVMDGMEATREVRKKFNHVKVLVVTMYEDDKFIIHMMENGANGYLLKNTDSEELRKSIYAVHETGYYFNNIVNKALLKKLILKGNIKPSFNQNIEFSERELEVLKLICEEKTAAEIGKELFISARTVEGHRTKLIEKIGVRNTAGLVMFALKNGIVE from the coding sequence ATGAGTAAAATAAAAATCGCCATTGCCGACGACTATAAAATTTACCGCGACGGCCTAAAGGTTGGTCTTGCCGCCGACGACAATCTGGAAGTTGTGCTGGAAGCCGATAACGGTGAAGAACTGCTGAAAGCCTTACCCGATGCAAAGCCCGACGTCATTATCATGGACCTGAAAATGCCGGTGATGGACGGCATGGAAGCCACCCGGGAGGTGCGCAAAAAATTTAATCACGTGAAGGTGCTGGTGGTAACAATGTACGAGGACGACAAGTTTATCATTCACATGATGGAGAACGGCGCCAACGGCTACTTGCTTAAAAACACCGATTCGGAAGAGTTGCGCAAATCCATTTACGCGGTGCACGAAACGGGTTATTATTTTAACAACATCGTGAACAAGGCGCTTTTAAAAAAGCTTATCCTCAAAGGGAACATCAAACCTTCTTTCAATCAAAACATTGAATTTTCGGAACGAGAACTGGAAGTATTAAAACTCATTTGCGAAGAAAAAACGGCGGCGGAAATCGGCAAGGAACTTTTCATCAGCGCAAGAACCGTGGAAGGGCACCGCACCAAACTGATTGAAAAAATCGGCGTACGCAACACGGCGGGCTTAGTAATGTTTGCGTTGAAGAACGGAATTGTGGAATGA
- a CDS encoding TlpA family protein disulfide reductase produces the protein MKILLAFCFAALSFSAFAQTDTIAPAYKRFPFLPPLQLLLADSTKFTKDDLAKNKQTLIVLFSPECEHCQHEAEMLYAGREMLDKIQIVMITTYPIYRMKEFAENYGLNNMKNVVVTKDPHYLMIPFYDVRNFPFMAFYDKKGKLIGTFQGTATIEKILEKFKGK, from the coding sequence ATGAAAATCTTGCTAGCCTTTTGCTTTGCAGCCCTTTCGTTTTCGGCTTTTGCACAAACGGACACCATTGCGCCAGCGTACAAACGCTTTCCCTTTTTGCCGCCGCTGCAACTTCTTTTGGCTGACAGTACCAAATTCACGAAAGATGATCTCGCAAAAAACAAGCAAACGCTCATTGTGCTCTTTAGCCCCGAATGCGAGCATTGTCAGCACGAAGCGGAAATGCTTTATGCGGGCCGCGAAATGCTGGACAAAATCCAGATTGTGATGATTACAACCTACCCGATTTACCGCATGAAAGAATTTGCGGAGAACTATGGATTAAACAACATGAAGAACGTCGTCGTAACCAAAGACCCGCATTACCTGATGATACCGTTTTACGACGTTCGCAACTTTCCTTTCATGGCCTTTTACGATAAGAAAGGAAAGCTGATTGGCACCTTTCAGGGAACGGCGACGATTGAAAAGATTTTGGAGAAGTTCAAAGGCAAATAA